The following proteins are encoded in a genomic region of Liolophura sinensis isolate JHLJ2023 chromosome 5, CUHK_Ljap_v2, whole genome shotgun sequence:
- the LOC135465566 gene encoding tubulin beta chain: MREIVHLQAGQCGNQIGAKFWEVISDEHGIDPTGTYHGDSDLQLERINVYYNEATGGKYVPRAVLVDLEPGTMDSVRSGPFGQIFRPDNFVFGQSGAGNNWAKGHYTEGAELVDSVLDVVRKEAESCDCLQGFQLTHSLGGGTGSGMGTLLISKIREEYPDRVMNTFSVVPSPKVSDTVVEPYNATLSVHQLVENTDESFCIDNEALYDICFRTLKLTTPTYGDLNHLVSATMSGVTTCLRFPGQLNADLRKLAVNMVPFPRLHFFMPGFAPLTSRGSQQYRALTVPELTQQMFDAKNMMAACDPRHGRYLTVAAMFRGRMSMKEVDEQMLNVQNKNSSYFVEWIPNNVKTAVCDIPPRGLKMSATFIGNSTAIQELFKRISEQFTAMFRRKAFLHWYTGEGMDEMEFTEAESNMNDLVSEYQQYQDATAEEEGEFDEEEEGGEEA, encoded by the exons ATGAGAGAAATCGTCCACCTTCAGGCCGGCCAGTGCGGAAACCAGATCGGCGCTAAG TTCTGGGAGGTGATCTCGGACGAGCACGGAATCGACCCCACCGGAACCTACCACGGTGATTCTGATCTTCAGCTTGAGAGAATAAACGTCTACTACAACGAGGCTACAG GTGGCAAATATGTGCCCCGCGCCGTGCTGGTCGACCTGGAGCCCGGTACCATGGATTCCGTTCGCTCCGGCCCATTCGGTCAGATCTTCAGACCGGATAACTTTGTTTTCGGTCAGAGCGGTGCCGGTAACAACTGGGCCAAGGGCCACTACACGGAAGGGGCTGAGCTGGTCGACTCCGTTCTCGATGTAGTCCGCAAAGAGGCGGAGAGCTGTGACTGTCTGCAGGGGTTCCAGCTGACCCACTCTCTGGGTGGGGGTACCGGATCTGGCATGGGTACCCTTCTCATCAGCAAGATCCGAGAGGAGTACCCCGATAGGGTGATGAACACCTTCTCCGTCGTCCCTTCACCAAAG GTGTCAGACACCGTTGTGGAACCTTACAACGCTACCCTGTCTGTCCATCAACTGGTCGAGAACACAGACGAATCCTTCTGTATCGACAACGAGGCTCTCTACGACATCTGTTTCCGAACCTTGAAGCTGACCACCCCAACATACGGGGACTTGAACCATCTGGTCTCCGCCACAATGTCTGGTGTGACTACGTGTCTGCGATTCCCCGGTCAACTCAACGCTGACCTCCGTAAACTAGCTGTCAACATGGTACCCTTCCCCCGTCTCCATTTCTTCATGCCTGGGTTTGCCCCTCTCACCTCCCGAGGTAGCCAGCAGTACAGAGCCCTGACTGTACCAGAGCTCACCCAGCAGATGTTTGATGCCAAAAACATGATGGCCGCCTGCGATCCCCGTCACGGCCGTTACCTGACCGTGGCTGCCATGTTCCGTGGTCGTATGTCCATGAAAGAGGTGGATGAACAGATGCTGAACGTCCAAAACAAGAACAGCAGCTACTTCGTTGAATGGATCCCCAACAACGTCAAGACCGCTGTATGCGATATTCCACCTCGTGGTCTCAAGATGTCAGCCACATTTATCGGCAACAGCACAGCCATCCAGGAGCTGTTCAAGCGCATCTCTGAGCAGTTCACGGCCATGTTCCGTCGTAAGGCTTTCCTCCATTGGTACACCGGTGAGGGTATGGATGAGATGGAGTTCACTGAGGCCGAGTCCAACATGAACGACTTGGTATCTGAGTACCAGCAGTACCAGGATGCCACTGCTGAGGAGGAGGGCGAATTTGATGAGGAAGAAGAAGGTGGGGAGGAAGCTTAA